In the genome of Cryptomeria japonica chromosome 8, Sugi_1.0, whole genome shotgun sequence, one region contains:
- the LOC131048394 gene encoding syntaxin-125 produces the protein MNDLLSRSFSLEKDKSYESIDLEMAEMDPEKNLAPFFSEVGFIKGEMEQIKQLLLKLKEANEESKTIHKAQAMKALKERMEKDVEQVLRRVKVLKGKLEQLDKANEASRRVPGCQENSSTDRTRMATTNGLRTSLKNLMGEFQKLRQAITSEYKETIERRYFTVTGEKADEETIEHIIETGESENMLQRAIQEQGRGQIIEVIREIQERHDAVKDIEKNLLELHQLFLDMSVLVQTQGEQLDDIEAQVGAASSFVQRGTVKLAGARKLQKNTRKWTCIAIIILIIILLIILLPILLKN, from the exons ATGAACGATTTGTTGTCAAGATCCTTCTCTCTGGAGAAGGATAAAAGCTATGAATCCATAGACCTAGAGATGGCTGAAATGGACCCAGAGAAGAATCTTGCACCATTTTTCTCAGAGGTGGGATTCATCAAAGGAGAAATGGAGCAGATCAAACAGCTGCTGCTCAAATTGAAAGAGGCTAATGAAGAAAGCAAAACCATCCACAAAGCCCAGGCTATGAAGGCACTGAAAGAGCGAATGGAGAAGGATGTGGAGCAGGTTTTGAGGAGGGTTAAGGTTCTTAAGGGGAAATTGGAGCAGCTGGACAAGGCCAATGAGGCGAGCCGTAGAGTTCCTGGGTGTCAGGAAAATAGTTCCACTGACAGAACTCGCATGGCCACCACTAATGGCCTCAGAACTTCTCTCAAGAATTTGATGGGGGAGTTTCAGAAGCTCAGACAGGCCATCACCTCTGAGTATAAGGAGACCATTGAAAGAAG ATATTTCACGGTTACTGGTGAGAAGGCAGACGAAGAGACAATCGAACATATTATAGAAACAGGGGAGAGCGAGAACATGTTGCAGAGGGCCATTCAAGAACAGGGCAGAGGTCAGATAATCGAAGTGATCCGCGAGATTCAAGAGCGACATGATGCAGTGAAAGACATAGAAAAGAACTTGCTGGAACTACACCAGTTGTTTCTTGACATGTCTGTTCTGGTCCAAACTCAGGGGGAACAACTCGACGACATAGAAGCCCAAGTAGGGGCTGCATCTTCATTTGTTCAGAGAGGCACAGTGAAGCTTGCAGGAGCCAGAAAACTTCAGAAGAACACTAGAAAGTGGACTTGCATAGCCATAATCATACTtattatcatacttctcattataCTACTTCCAATACTGCTCAAAAATTAA